Below is a genomic region from Rhodospirillum centenum SW.
GGATGGATCAGACCCCGGCGACGGAGATCATGGAAACCGCGGCCTTCTTCCGCGACTGGATCGCGGCCCGCCCGGACGAGTACTGCCTGGCCGGCAGCACCGAGGACGTGGCGGACGCCGCCGCCACCGGCCGGCTGGGCGTCGCCTTCGACATCGAAGGCGCGGAGTCGCTCGCCGTCCGGCCGGAATTCGCGGAGATCTACCGTTCCTTGGGCGTGCGCTGGATCAGTCTGGTCTACAACCGGACCACGGGCATCGGCGGCGGCTGCCATGACGACGACCCCGGCTTGACCGCGGCCGGCGAGCGGGCCGTACAGGCCATCCAGGAAGCCGGCATGGTCGTCTGCCTGAGCCATACCGGCTGGCGCACCGCGCGCGACGTGCTGGAGCGCGCCGACCGGCCGGTGATCTTCTCCCACTCCAACCCGCACGCGCTGAAGGCGCACGGTCGCAACATCGGCGACGATCTGATCCGCGCCTGCGCCGCCACGGGCGGGGTGGTCGGCATCAATGGCGTGGACCTGTTCCTGGGCGGGGAGCCGACGCCGGAGCGGATCGCCGCCCATGTCGCCTATGTCGCCGATCTGGTGGGGCCGCAGCATGTCGGCCTGGGGCTGGACTATGTGTTCGACCAGGAAGAGCTGCGCGACTGGCTGAACCGGCACCGGGACCGCTGGTCGCCCGAGCTGGGCTACCGGCCGGACATCGCCGTCGCGCCGCCCGAAAGCCTGAACGGCATCGTCGAGGCGCTGGCGCGGCAGGGCTTCGCGGCCCCCGAACTGGACATGATCCTGGGCGGCAACTGGCTGCGCGTGGCCCGGCGCTGCTGGAACGCCTGAGCCGGTCCGGCGCTCGGTATCGGCCCCGTGACCTTTTCCGCGACCTGCTGTCCCTGACCCGGCGGGGGGCGTTGCCGTGCTGGATCGCCCGGCGGCATCCGTGTATCGATGGCGCCGTTCCAGGTGCCCGGTTGCCTCCGGGAGAATCGGGAAGGCAGTGGAAG
It encodes:
- a CDS encoding dipeptidase, whose product is MTGRPRVVWDNHACMPLRSDASFLPQLQRLRESGFTMVSLNVGMDQTPATEIMETAAFFRDWIAARPDEYCLAGSTEDVADAAATGRLGVAFDIEGAESLAVRPEFAEIYRSLGVRWISLVYNRTTGIGGGCHDDDPGLTAAGERAVQAIQEAGMVVCLSHTGWRTARDVLERADRPVIFSHSNPHALKAHGRNIGDDLIRACAATGGVVGINGVDLFLGGEPTPERIAAHVAYVADLVGPQHVGLGLDYVFDQEELRDWLNRHRDRWSPELGYRPDIAVAPPESLNGIVEALARQGFAAPELDMILGGNWLRVARRCWNA